In a genomic window of Wyeomyia smithii strain HCP4-BCI-WySm-NY-G18 chromosome 1, ASM2978416v1, whole genome shotgun sequence:
- the LOC129730905 gene encoding serine protease easter-like, with product MKQNMKKVLILVTFVIVFAGAHAADDQYQCGIPRARTQFLIVKGEAALHGHWPWHVALWLKQKDGSEKYSCGGTLISYKFVLTAAHCVLSENRHQLLRSAKDVTIWAGVFNLRNPELDTRQVRSVAKIHVTGYTRDSLLHDIALLELTEPVTYSGYVLPACLNAEPNLRTDVGAVVGWGVADDDKPSPTLKKLKLPVVAESECLKSDPLIFGVALQQELFCAGFANGSAPCNGDSGGGLMMQRGDAWYLAGIVSFTKVRGSGSDLCLADSYTAFTNVTAYWDWIEKTTNIDFRGKYNEERDIPCKTPDGTDGTCVPLQQCVNIFNMIRAPLIAQEDVTYISRSVCHIAGIPRAVCCEKQQIEPIPLKPNALLLPSDCGRSRVRTFPPNRGQSTSVFEFPWMAMIRFQMRKNGVIPFCLGTLLNTRYVLSVSGCMSKQKTAKVDHVRLGEHTESTDIDCTFDDRGRRLCAEHVMDVKIESIIRHPQFDVPMYTNDLAIVRMAADVQYSDHIRPICLPLNSPHRTRIPDNLLITAWDMDLMAKNQYIGELRRYPQIKVDIDTCQRRLEAVGFAPSLTEDRMCPQQLGPEFNCQRMAGAPIGAYVDMDGERFVQFGLWKFAPLNCTVRESVPALAMNLGRYLDWILDNILPSDLSIIKKT from the exons ATGaaacaaaatatgaaaaagGTACTGATTTTAGTAACGTTTGTGATAGTGTTTGCTGGGGCCCATGCAGCGGATGATCAGTATCAGTGTGGTATTCCTCGTGCGAGAACACAATTTTTGATTGTCAAGGGTGAAGCAGCTCTTCACGGCCATTGGCCGTGGCACGTAGCACTTTGGTTGAAGCAGAAGGATGGAAGTGAAAAGTACTCCTGCGGTGGAACGTTGATCAGTTACAAGTTCGTCTTGACGGCTGCACACTGTGTTCTAAGTGAAAATCGTCATCAGTTGTTGAGGAGTGCAAAAGATGTGACCATCTGGGCTGGAGTGTTCAACCTCCGAAATCCGGAACTGGACACACGGCAGGTGCGATCGGTCGCCAAAATTCATGTGACGGGTTACACGAGAGACAGTTTACTGCATGATATTGCCCTGTTGGAGCTGACGGAACCGGTTACGTACAGTGGGTATGTTTTACCGGCATGTCTAAATGCGGAGCCGAATCTGCGAACCGACGTCGGAGCGGTTGTGGGATGGGGTGTGGCTGACGATGATAAACCATCTCCGacgttgaaaaaattgaaacttccGGTCGTTGCCGAATCGGAGTGCCTGAAGAGCGATCCGCTTATTTTTGGTGTCGCACTGCAGCAGGAGCTGTTCTGTGCTGGATTCGCCAATG GTTCTGCCCCCTGCAACGGCGACAGCGGAGGAGGTTTGATGATGCAACGTGGAGACGCCTGGTATCTGGCCGGGATTGTTTCGTTTACGAAAGTCCGCGGCAGCGGTTCCGATCTCTGCCTAGCGGATTCCTACACTGCCTTCACGAATGTCACCGCCTACTGGGATTGGATCGAGAAAACTACCAACATTGACTTCCGAGGAAAATACAATGAAGAAA GAGACATTCCATGCAAAACCCCCGACGGAACGGACGGGACCTGCGTTCCGCTGCAACAGTGtgtaaacattttcaacatgATTCGAGCTCCTCTGATCGCGCAGGAGGACGTAACCTACATCAGCCGGTCGGTCTGCCATATCGCCGGTATTCCACGGGCCGTCTGTTGCGAGAAGCAACAGATCGAACCTATCCCACTGAAACCGAACGCGCTGCTGTTGCCCAGTGATTGTGGCCGTTCAAGGGTGCGAACGTTTCCCCCGAACCGAGGTCAAAGTACGTCCGTTTTCGAGTTCCCCTGGATGGCGATGATTCGATTCCAGATGAGAAAGAACGGAGTGATTCCGTTCTGTTTGGGAACACTGCTGAACACTCGCTATGTGCTTTCCGTGTCCGGTTGTATGAGCAAACAAAAAACTGCCAAAGT GGATCACGTTCGGTTGGGCGAACATACAGAATCCACCGACATCGATTGCACTTTCGACGATCGGGGTAGACGTCTTTGTGCTGAACACGTGATGGATGTTAAAATCGAATCGATCATCCGTCATCCACAGTTTGATGTCCCGATGTACACTAATGACCTCGCGATTGTACGCATGGCCGCAGATGTTCAGTACTCGGATCACATCCGTCCAATTTGCTTACCACTGAACTCACCCCATCGGACACGCATTCCAGACAATCTGCTGATAACAGCCTGGGATATGGATTTGATGGCAAAGAACCAGTACATAGGGGAGCTGCGCCGGTATCCACAGATAAAGGTCGACATCGACACCTGCCAGCGACGGCTGGAAGCGGTTGGCTTTGCACCGTCTCTCACGGAGGATCGCATGTGTCCCCAGCAGCTAGGACCGGAGTTTAACTGTCAACGCATGGCTGGGGCTCCGATCGGAGCCTATGTGGACATGGATGGTGAACGATTCGTGCAGTTTGGACTGTGGAAATTTGCTCCTCTTAATTGCACTGTTCGAGAGTCAGTGCCTGCGTTGGCCATGAACCTCGGGCGCTACCTCGATTGGATTTTGGATAACATTCTTCCGTCGGATTTGAGTATCATCAAGAAAACGTGA